The region TATTTAAACAACCAGAACCACCACAAGTGGAAGAGGCTAATGAAAAAGAAAAGAAATAGTTTTAGTGCTGTATAATAGAATTCAATAAAAAAAGCGAACTTAAAAGTTCGCTTTTTTTATTATGCAGTATTATTTTTTTAAATTCCGTAAGCCTCAAAATAGGCTTTTATATTTGGATAAGAAGGTCTTGGTGCATCAGCATCTGCAATATTACCATTTGGATCTATTAAAATAAATCTTGGAATCGAGTTAATTTTATAACCCGTTACGAAATCAGATTCAAACGCTTTATCAGAAAATAACTGAATTCCACTCATCTCTTTGTCTTCAATCATCTTTCTCCAACCTTCTTTTGCTAGTGCAAAAGATTCTTCTTTACTGTTAGCTCTATAACCTCTTCCGTTATCTGTAGATATACTTACAAAAGCAATATTTTTTCCTTCGTAATCTTTTTCTAAAGTTTGTAATGACGGTATTTCACCAATACAAGGTCCACACCAAGTAGCCCAAACATCAATATACACATATTTTCCTTTTAAGTCAGATAAAGATGTTGTTCCACCTTTAAAGTTTTCATAGTTTTCAAACGTAGGTGATGGTGACCCAACAGGAAATTGCTCTTTTAATTTAATACTTCCTAAAACATAACTTTTTAAACCATTTAAATTTGGTTCTACTTGTTTTATAGAATTAGCAATAATAGTAGAATCTACAGCTTTATTTTTATCATAAAATGCTAACATTTGTTTTTTAATGTCTTCTATTTTGCTCTCTAATCCAGTAGAATCTAAGCTTTTTAAAGCTTCAATATCTACTAGTTTATCTTCAAATTTATTTTTTTCGATTAAAAAGTTAGATTTTTCTGCACCTTTACCAGAAAATGAAGCAGATTCTTTAAAATCTTTTGCATCAATTGTCATTTTAACATCCATATCATTTTCTAAAAAGATATAAGTTTGACTTTTCCCATCATACACGCCATATAATCCTGGATTAACTTTTAAGGTATCACTAAAAGTACCATCTTCATTAACTTTAATAGTTTTATTAAATGTTCTTCCTTGATAAACAACTAAAGAATCACTGTTTTTATTTTCTATTTTACCAGAAAAGGTTGCATAATCTTTTGGTGCTTCTTTTTTGCAAGCAATTATAGATACTATTGCTAAACAAACTAATAGTTTTTTCATTGTTTTAGTTTTAATTTTTGCCAAAAATATAGAGAATAAAACTAGTTTTAAAGATTTTGTTTAATTATTAACAATTCCTTGCATATTATTAATGTAATGATGATTTTTGAAAAGAGATAAAAAACGACATGAATTCTGCACATATAATATCCACAAAGTCATTAGATTTGGAAGCTATCCAAACTATAATTTTAGAGCAAAAGCAATTAAAATTATCTGATGAATCTGTTGATAAAATTAAAAACTGTAGATTATATCTAGACAAAAAATTAAAAGCAGAAACAAGACCAATATATGGTATAAACACTGGCTTTGGGTCTTTATACAACGTTAAGATTTCTAAAGAAAACTTAACAAAACTTCAAGAAAATTTAATGATGTCTCATGCTTGTGGTACTGGAGATTTAGTGCCAAATGAGATAGTTAAACTCATGTTGTTGTTAAAAATTCAGTCAATAAGTTATGGACATTCTGGAGTGCAATTACAAACTGTACAAAGACTTATCGATTTTTACAATAATGATATCTTACCATTAGTTTACACACAAGGATCGCTTGGTGCATCTGGAGATTTAGCACCTTTAGCACATTTGTCTTTACCCATAATTGGAAAAGGTAAAGTGTATTATAAAGATGCTGTTTTAGAAGCAGAAGATGTATTAAAGCATTTTGGTTGGCAACCAATTACATTACAATCTAAAGAAGGATTAGCATTGTTAAATGGTACTCAGTTTATGAGTGCTTACGGTATTTTTTTGCTTATAAAATCTTATAAATTATCTTATTTAGCAGATCTTATTGGAAGTATATCTATTGATGCTTTTGATGGTAGAATAGAGCCATTCAATCAGTTAATTCATCTAGTTAGACCGCATAACGGACAATTAAAAACAGCAGCACGTGTAAGTGAGTTTTTGGAAGGAAGTGAAATTATAAACCAAGAAAAACAGCATGTACAAGATCCATATAGTTTTAGATGTATTCCGCAAGTTCATGGCGCAACTAAAGATACATTAGAATTTGTACGAAAGACTTTTGTTATAGAAATTAATTCGGTTACAGATAATCCAAATATTTTTGCAAATGAGGATGAAATTATTTCTGGAGGAAATTTTCATGGTCAACCTTTAGCTTTAGCATTAGACTATTTAAAAATAGCTATGGCAGAATTAGGTAACATTTCTGAACGTCGAGTGTTTCAATTAGTATCAGGATTAAGAGGATTACCAGCATTTTTAGTAAATAATCCAGGATTAAATTCTGGGTTTATGATTCCGCAATACACAGCTGCAAGTATAGTTAGTGCCAATAAGCAATTAGCTACTCCAGCCTCTATAGATAGTATTGTGTCTAGTAACGGACAGGAAGATCACGTTAGTATGGGAGCCAACGCTGCAACTCAAGCTTATAAGTTAGTAAATAATGTAGAGCGCGTGTTAGCTATTGAATTGTTTAATGCTTCACAAGCATTAGATTTTAGACTACCATTAAAATCTAGTCCTTTTATAGAACAATTTTTATCAAGCTATCGTCAAGTTGTACCGTTTATTAAAGAAGATGAAATATTACACGATGATATAGAAGCTTCAATAGACTTTATTACAACTATAATTATAGACTCAGATGAGTTGTTTAATTAAACAACTTTGCTTAGAATATTGTTTGCCCAAATCTTTGCATCTTCAAGATTAGAGAAGGATTCAAATGGTTTATTTAAAAATAAACGTTCTACCTCTACATTTCTATTTGAAAACTCACCAATGACAGCTGCAAATCCAGAAAGATTACATATCTGAGAAGATTCTATGTAAATAGTTGGATCAACAGAGTAAGAATTTATTCTATTTGATATATAAACAAAAGGTTTATCGTTAAAAACATCTAAAATTTCACTGGATTGTAATCTACTTTCGACTTTACCAAATATGACACCTTCATTTATAGTGGATATAACATAATTATCAGAAAATAGAAGTGTACAAAACTTTAATTCTTTTATCATAATAGCGATTATTAATTCTTTACAAAATTAATTGTTGCCTCTCTATTTCTTCGATTTGCGTATACCGTAGAACTAAATTTCGTCAAACGGTAAAATTAATCGACAAAAAATACTAAAACGTTGATTTTAAAGCAGTTGAACTAACTATAAATAGAGTAGTAATTAAAAAAAGCTTCACTTAGATTAGTGAAGCTTCTTGAAAATTATAAATAATAGGATTTCTAAGATTCTGCAGGCTTTTCAGATTTTTCAATTTTTATAGTTATTTCATTATTTTTTTTATCTAAATCCATAACAATTTTATCACCATCTTGTAATTTAGAGGTAATAATTTCTTCAGCTAAAGCATCTTCTATATATTTTTGAATCGCGCGTTTTAAAGGTCGCGCACCATATTGTTTATCAAATCCTTTTTCAGCAATAAAATTCTTAGCAGCCTTAGTTAATTTAAGCTTGTAGCCTAAGCCATCAATTCTATTTAACAATTTGTCTAATTCAATATCTATAATTTTATTGATATCTTCTTTTTCTAGCGCGTTAAATACTATCACATCATCAATTCTATTTAAAAACTCTGGTGCAAACGATTTTTTAAGTGCATTTTCAATAACACTTCTTGCATTGGCGTCTTCTTGCGATTTTTGAGATGCAGTCCCAAACCCAATTCCAGTACCAAAATCTTTAAGTTTTCTAGCTCCAATATTAGATGTCATTATAATAATGGTATTTCTAAAATCAATTTTACGACCTAAACTGTCTGTTAAAAAGCCATCATCTAAAACTTGTAATAACATATTAAACACATCAGGATGTGCTTTTTCTATTTCGTCAAGTAAGATAACTGCGTATGGTTTACGTCGTACTTTTTCTGTTAATTGACCACCTTCTTCATAGCCTACGTATCCTGGAGGTGCACCAACTAATCTAGAAATTGCAAACTTCTCCATATATTCACTCATGTCTATACGCACAAGTGAATCTTCGCTATCAAATAATTGTTTTGATAACACTTTGGCTAATTGTGTTTTACCAACTCCTGTTTGTCCTAAAAATATAAATGAACCAATTGGCTTATTAGGATCTTTGAGTCCAGCACGATTACGCTGTATAGCTTTTACCACTTTAGCAACAGCTTCGTCTTGTCCAATGACT is a window of Olleya sp. YS DNA encoding:
- a CDS encoding TlpA disulfide reductase family protein; translation: MKKLLVCLAIVSIIACKKEAPKDYATFSGKIENKNSDSLVVYQGRTFNKTIKVNEDGTFSDTLKVNPGLYGVYDGKSQTYIFLENDMDVKMTIDAKDFKESASFSGKGAEKSNFLIEKNKFEDKLVDIEALKSLDSTGLESKIEDIKKQMLAFYDKNKAVDSTIIANSIKQVEPNLNGLKSYVLGSIKLKEQFPVGSPSPTFENYENFKGGTTSLSDLKGKYVYIDVWATWCGPCIGEIPSLQTLEKDYEGKNIAFVSISTDNGRGYRANSKEESFALAKEGWRKMIEDKEMSGIQLFSDKAFESDFVTGYKINSIPRFILIDPNGNIADADAPRPSYPNIKAYFEAYGI
- the hutH gene encoding histidine ammonia-lyase, whose translation is MNSAHIISTKSLDLEAIQTIILEQKQLKLSDESVDKIKNCRLYLDKKLKAETRPIYGINTGFGSLYNVKISKENLTKLQENLMMSHACGTGDLVPNEIVKLMLLLKIQSISYGHSGVQLQTVQRLIDFYNNDILPLVYTQGSLGASGDLAPLAHLSLPIIGKGKVYYKDAVLEAEDVLKHFGWQPITLQSKEGLALLNGTQFMSAYGIFLLIKSYKLSYLADLIGSISIDAFDGRIEPFNQLIHLVRPHNGQLKTAARVSEFLEGSEIINQEKQHVQDPYSFRCIPQVHGATKDTLEFVRKTFVIEINSVTDNPNIFANEDEIISGGNFHGQPLALALDYLKIAMAELGNISERRVFQLVSGLRGLPAFLVNNPGLNSGFMIPQYTAASIVSANKQLATPASIDSIVSSNGQEDHVSMGANAATQAYKLVNNVERVLAIELFNASQALDFRLPLKSSPFIEQFLSSYRQVVPFIKEDEILHDDIEASIDFITTIIIDSDELFN